A window of Candidatus Firestonebacteria bacterium RIFOXYD2_FULL_39_29 contains these coding sequences:
- a CDS encoding acyl carrier protein, translating to MTAVEAKVKEVVVKQLKVSADKVVPTAEFVKDLGADSFASIELVAAFEVAFDIEMEEDSALSVKTVGDATKFIKQACDKQGK from the coding sequence ATAACGGCAGTAGAGGCAAAAGTAAAAGAAGTAGTGGTAAAACAGCTTAAGGTGAGCGCGGATAAAGTAGTCCCTACAGCTGAATTTGTAAAAGATCTGGGCGCTGATTCTTTTGCCAGTATCGAATTGGTAGCTGCTTTTGAAGTTGCCTTTGACATTGAGATGGAAGAAGATTCTGCTCTTTCGGTGAAAACCGTAGGCGATGCTACAAAGTTCATAAAACAAGCCTGCGACAAGCAGGGTAAATAG